The Halorussus gelatinilyticus genome contains the following window.
GTAGTGAAGATTCGCGTTCTCGGATTTCTCACCGACGAGGGCCGCCACGAGGTCGAACGACTCGACGCCCGCTACGCCGCGGAGATGGACGACCTCGCCGCCCGATACGGCCGCCCGCGCGGCGAGACGACGACCCGAATCGACGCCTGACGACCCGCAGCGGAGGGCGGAAGCGAAGACGGAAAGACGACGGAATGACCGCCACCCGGAAACCTTTGACTACGGCCTCCGAATCGTGGCGTATGGACCTCGGATTGGACGGTAACTCCGCACTGGTAACGGCGAGTTCGAGCGGTCTCGGCCGCGCCTCGGCGAAGGCGCTCGCGGCCGAAGGCGCGGACGTGGCGCTCTGTGCGCGCGGCGAGGAGAAACTGGAAGACGCGAAGGAGGAGATCGACGCGGCTGGCGACGGCGACGTGGTGGCGGTTCCGACCGACATCACCGACCCGGACGAAATCGAGGCGCTGGTGGACGCCACCGTCTCCGAGTTCGGCGGTCTCGACCACGTCGTCACCTCGGCCGGCGGCCCGCCGAGCGGCCCGTTCCTCGACACGACTGAGCGCGACTGGTACGAGGCCTACGACCTGCTGGTGATGAGCGCCGTCTGGCTGACGAAGGCGGCCCACCCGCACCTCGCGGAGAGCGACGCTGGCACAGTGGTCAACGTCACTTCGACCAGCGTCCGGGAGGCCATCGACGGACTGGTCCTCTCGAACGCTGTCCGGCGCGGCGTCATCGGCCTGATGAAGACCCAAGCCCGCGAGTTCGCGCCCGAGATTCGCGTCAACGCGGTCCTCCCCGGCGCACACGAGACGCCCCGAATCGAGGAACTCGTGGAGGCCGCCGTCGAGCGCGGCGAGTACGACACCTACGACGAGGGGCTGGCGGCGTGGGCCGACGACATCCCGCTCGACCGCGTGGGCCAGCCCCGCGAACTCGGCGACGCGGTGGCGTTCCTCTCCAGCGAGCGCGCGAGCTTCGTCAACGGCGTGGCGATGCCGGTAGACGGCGGCCGACTC
Protein-coding sequences here:
- a CDS encoding SDR family oxidoreductase codes for the protein MDLGLDGNSALVTASSSGLGRASAKALAAEGADVALCARGEEKLEDAKEEIDAAGDGDVVAVPTDITDPDEIEALVDATVSEFGGLDHVVTSAGGPPSGPFLDTTERDWYEAYDLLVMSAVWLTKAAHPHLAESDAGTVVNVTSTSVREAIDGLVLSNAVRRGVIGLMKTQAREFAPEIRVNAVLPGAHETPRIEELVEAAVERGEYDTYDEGLAAWADDIPLDRVGQPRELGDAVAFLSSERASFVNGVAMPVDGGRLRS